The genomic window CAACCCCGCGTTCCGCCAGATAGCCGGTGCCAGACTGCAGGACCTCGAGGAGCGTCTTCATTTTTTGAAAGAGCCCATTTCCTTGCGGACCCGCAAATCGGTGTCATGTTCCTGAAGCGCGACGATCAAATCATCGAGGCCCCCCTCCATGACGCGGTTCAGGGTATAAATCGTAAAGTTAATCCGATGATCGGTGAGCCGGTTCTGCGGAAAGTTATAGGTCCGGATTTTCTCACTCCGGTCGCCGGTTCCAATCTGGGTGCGCCGGAGATTCCCGTTCTTCTCCTCATCCTGACGCAAACGCCAGTCCAGTAAACGTGCCTTCAGCACGCTCATCGCCTTTTCCTTGTTCCGGTGCTGGGAGCGCTCATCCTGGCTTTGCGCCACCAGGCCGGAGGGGAGATGCGTGATACGAATGGCCGAATAGGTTGTATTGACGCCCTGGCCGCCGGGTCCGGATGAGCAGAAGATGTCCACCCGCACATCCGCCGCCGGGATATCAACATCATCCACCTCATCCACCTCCGGAAGTACCGCAACCGTGGCGGCCGAAGTGTGAATGCGGCCCGATCCCTCCGTGACCGGCACGCGTTGAACGCGATGACAGCCGGATTCGTATTTCAGGAAGCTGTACACATTGCTCCCCGTGACGGAAAACACAATTTCCTTGAAGCCGCCCACACTGGAGGGACTGGCGTCAATGATGGAAATTTTCCACTTCCGTTCATCACAGAAGCGGCTGTACATCCGGAACAGATCGCCCGCAAACAAGGCGGCTTCATCGCCCCCTGTGCCGCCCCGGATTTCCATGATGACATTGCGCTCATCATTTGGATCGGAAGGGATGAGCGTGCTCAGGAGTTCTTTTTCGGCGACCGAGAAGGCCTGTTCCAGGCCGGCCACCTCTTCAGCGGCCAGCTCCTTCAGGTCCGGATCCGCGTCTTCCGACGCCAGCAAGGCCTGCTGTTCGTTCAAATCCCGCTGGATCCGGAAATAAATTCCCGCCTTATCCATGATCTTCCGGAGCCGGGAATGCTCCTTAATGGTCTCCCGGAATTTCTTCTGCTGGGCCGCCACGGCGGGATCGGCAATATCCAACTCCAACCGGACCATTCGGGCGGCCAATTCGTCGATATAAGCTTTCTCGATCACAGAAGCGCTCCCAGCCAGCAGGGTCAAAAACCAGGGTGGAATAAAAACGGAAAAAGGCCAGAACACCTTTCGGTCTTCCGGCCTTTTCCAACGATCCGAGCTGACTACTTCTTCGCGTAGCGCTTGCGGAACTGCTCCACACGACCCTTGCTATCCTGCAGGGCTGAGCGGCCAGTATAAAACGGATGACAAGCAGAGCAGCTATTCACATGCATAGTCTGGCTGGTTGACTTCACCTGAACGATCGCACCACAGGAGCAAGTAATCGTTCCATCAATATAGTTTGGATGTATATCCTTCTTCATAACAAAACCTTTCTTCCAAAAAAGCCGCGTACTTTTACCTGATTCCCACCGGTGGCGCAACCACTTTCTCAAGAAACCTTATTCAGGGAGTATCCAAGGCCTGCCGCAACTCGGTCACGAGCGCGGCCAGTTTCCCGTCTGCGGCGGCCTGGACCAGGGCACTTCCCACTACTACCCCATCCGCATATTGCGCCGCCGCCCTGGCCTGCGCCCCGTTACTCACCCCGAAGCCGGCCGCAATGGGAAGCGTGGTATTCTGCCTCAAGCGCGCCAGATGCTGGGATACATCAGGAGGAATGTCCGCCCTCACCCCGGTTACCCCTTTGACCATAATGTAATACACAAATCCGCGGGCGTTCTTAAGAATGACGGCCAGGCGTGCCGCCGGCGTCGTGGGGGCAATCAGCGAGATGAAATCCAACCCGTGTTTGTCCAAATGCGTCTTGAATTCTTCCCCCTCTTCAAACGGGAGGTCCACCACCAGGAACGCGTCAACCCCGGCTTCGGCGGCCTCTTTGGCCAGCCGGGCGTAGCCGTAACTGAAAAACGGGTTGGCATAGCCGAAAATAACGATGGGGGTATCGAAGTCCTT from bacterium includes these protein-coding regions:
- the prfA gene encoding peptide chain release factor 1, with product MIEKAYIDELAARMVRLELDIADPAVAAQQKKFRETIKEHSRLRKIMDKAGIYFRIQRDLNEQQALLASEDADPDLKELAAEEVAGLEQAFSVAEKELLSTLIPSDPNDERNVIMEIRGGTGGDEAALFAGDLFRMYSRFCDERKWKISIIDASPSSVGGFKEIVFSVTGSNVYSFLKYESGCHRVQRVPVTEGSGRIHTSAATVAVLPEVDEVDDVDIPAADVRVDIFCSSGPGGQGVNTTYSAIRITHLPSGLVAQSQDERSQHRNKEKAMSVLKARLLDWRLRQDEEKNGNLRRTQIGTGDRSEKIRTYNFPQNRLTDHRINFTIYTLNRVMEGGLDDLIVALQEHDTDLRVRKEMGSFKK
- the rpmE gene encoding 50S ribosomal protein L31, with the translated sequence MKKDIHPNYIDGTITCSCGAIVQVKSTSQTMHVNSCSACHPFYTGRSALQDSKGRVEQFRKRYAKK
- the trpA gene encoding tryptophan synthase subunit alpha, encoding MNRIKQTFERLKQQDRKALVGFLMAGDPDLDRSETHCRVALQNGVDILELGVPFSDPTADGPVIQAAGRRGLEAGTTLDGVLKMAARLRKDFDTPIVIFGYANPFFSYGYARLAKEAAEAGVDAFLVVDLPFEEGEEFKTHLDKHGLDFISLIAPTTPAARLAVILKNARGFVYYIMVKGVTGVRADIPPDVSQHLARLRQNTTLPIAAGFGVSNGAQARAAAQYADGVVVGSALVQAAADGKLAALVTELRQALDTP